Proteins from a genomic interval of Papaver somniferum cultivar HN1 chromosome 4, ASM357369v1, whole genome shotgun sequence:
- the LOC113276217 gene encoding vacuolar iron transporter homolog 3-like, protein MDIHNQANQTSTLHVIRPMVSNISIERPQTIQENKDYFDYSQRAQWLRAAVLGANDGLVSTASLMMGVGAVKEDVKFMILTGFAGLIAGGCSMAIGEFVSVYSQLDIELAQIKRESMARKDEETQSDDEKENLPNPFQAAGASAIAFSLGAMVPLLAAAFIRDHKVRLGVVTGATSLALLVFGGLGAVLGKAPLLKSSLRVLIGGWIAMAITYGLTKLIGTSGL, encoded by the coding sequence aTGGATATCCATAATCAAGCTAATCAAACATCAACTCTACATGTTATTAGACCTATGGTGTCAAATATCAGTATAGAACGGCCACAAACAATCCAAGAAAACAAAGACTACTTTGATTACTCCCAAAGGGCACAGTGGCTTCGTGCTGCTGTCCTTGGAGCCAACGATGGATTAGTATCGACAGCATCATTGATGATGGGAGTAGGAGCTGTAAAAGAAGATGTCAAGTTTATGATTCTGACTGGTTTTGCCGGTTTGATAGCCGGGGGTTGTAGTATGGCTATCGGAGAATTCGTCTCCGTTTATTCACAACTTGATATAGAGTTAGCGCAAATAAAGAGAGAAAGTATGGCAAGAAAAGATGAGGAAACACAGAGTGATGACGAGAAGGAAAATTTGCCCAACCCATTTCAAGCTGCTGGTGCATCAGCAATTGCATTCTCCCTTGGAGCTATGGTACCGTTATTAGCAGCGGCATTTATTAGAGATCATAAGGTGAGGTTGGGAGTGGTGACAGGAGCGACGAGTTTGGCGCTATTAGTGTTTGGAGGTTTAGGGGCTGTTTTAGGGAAAGCACCTTTGCTGAAGTCTTCTCTTAGGGTGTTGATTGGAGGATGGATCGCCATGGCTATAACATATGGATTGACTAAGTTGATTGGAACCAGTGGACTTTAG